One region of Armigeres subalbatus isolate Guangzhou_Male chromosome 3, GZ_Asu_2, whole genome shotgun sequence genomic DNA includes:
- the LOC134225962 gene encoding GTP-binding protein Rheb homolog has translation MPAKERNIAMMGYRSVGKSSLSIQFVEGQFVDSYDPTIENTFTKITRVNSTDYEVKLVDTAGQDEYSIFPAQYSMDFHGYVLVYSITSQKSFEVIQIIYEKLLDVMGKAYVPVVLVGNKTDLHQERAVSTEEGRKLAECWKAQFLETSAKQNESVADIFHLLLQQIERDNGNTGEKSSCTIS, from the exons ATGCCTGCCAAAGAGCGAAACATTGCCATGATGGGCTACCGATCTGTAG GAAAATCTTCACTCAGTATTCAGTTCGTCGAGGGACAATTTGTTGACTCGTATGATCCAACCATTGAAAACA CGTTCACCAAAATCACGCGCGTTAATTCGACCGACTACGaagtgaaactggttgatacCGCCGGTCAAGATGAGTACAGCATATTCCCCGCCCAGTACAGCATGGATTTCCATGGGTACGTGCTGGTTTACTCAATCACCAGCCAGAAGTCGTTCGAGGTTATTCAGATTATTTACGAAAAGCTGCTAGACGTTATGGGAAAGGCCTA CGTCCCGGTGGTACTGGTTGGAAATAAAACCGATTTGCACCAGGAGCGAGCCGTCTCAACCGAAGAAGGTAGAAAGCTAGCGGAATGCTGGAAAGCACAGTTTCTGGAAACCTCTGCTAAACAAAACGAG TCTGTAGCGGATATCTTCCATCTGCTGTTACAGCAGATCGAGCGCGACAACGGCAACACAGGCGAGAAGAGCAGCTGTACGATTTCCTGA